From the genome of Gemmatimonadales bacterium:
TTCTTCGAGCACCCGGAGGAGTTTGGCCTGGAGCGACTGGGGAAGATCGGCAATCTCGTCGAGCAGCAGGGTGCCGCCGTTGGACAGCTCGAAGAGCCCTGGATGATCGGAGGTGGCACCGGTAAAGGCGCCCTTGGTGTGACCAAAGAGCTCCGACTCCAGCAGCTGTTCGGGGATGGCTGCGCAGTTGATCGCGGTGAAGCTGCGCTCGTTGCGAGGGCTCATCCGGTGAATGGCGCGGGCGATGACCTCTTTCCCGGTTCCGCTCTCGCCGGTGATGAGCACCGTGGTGTTGTGGCGCGCCACCCGGGCCGCGAGCTCGACCACATCGCGCATCCCCCGGCTCTGGGAAACCACCAGATCACCAACGGCGCCCACCCCGAGACTGGAGCGCAGCGCGTCGAGCTCACGGCGCATGCGTTCCCGCTCCTCCGCCTTCTTCACAGTCAGGATGACTTCATCCGGCTTGAACGGCTTCTGCAGATAGTCGTACGCACCCTCACGCATGGCAGCGAGGGCGGCGTCTTCGTCACCATAGGCGCTCATCATGATGATCAGGGCGTTGCCGCTCTGATCGCGGTAGCGCCGGAGGAAGCTGAGCCCGTCCATGCCGGGCATCTTTACGTCACAGAGGATGAGGTCGAATTCCTCGGCCAGTGCGCGTGAGAGCGCCCGCTCCGGGTCGCCCTCAGCCTCAACGGCATAGCCGGACTCGCCGAGCAGCAGCGCGAGCGATTGCCGGAAACCCGCGTCGTCGTCAACG
Proteins encoded in this window:
- a CDS encoding sigma-54 dependent transcriptional regulator, with protein sequence MRLLIVDDDAGFRQSLALLLGESGYAVEAEGDPERALSRALAEEFDLILCDVKMPGMDGLSFLRRYRDQSGNALIIMMSAYGDEDAALAAMREGAYDYLQKPFKPDEVILTVKKAEERERMRRELDALRSSLGVGAVGDLVVSQSRGMRDVVELAARVARHNTTVLITGESGTGKEVIARAIHRMSPRNERSFTAINCAAIPEQLLESELFGHTKGAFTGATSDHPGLFELSNGGTLLLDEIADLPQSLQAKLLRVLEEGEIRRLGAREAKKIDVRVLAATGRAMEQAVERGEF